One genomic window of Candidatus Pseudobacter hemicellulosilyticus includes the following:
- a CDS encoding DUF5606 domain-containing protein produces MEYGKIVSVTGLPGLFELVSSKNDGAIVRSLDDKSTKFVSSRIHNFSHLESIEIYTVRDNVNLVEVFKAMEAGSDKLPDGKDNGALKKYFEKVFPDMDFERVYSSDMKKIVKWFTVLTNNQVEIKLRELPEEPAEEDAAEEEAPAKAAAKKEKAATPDEDTEVAEAPAKPKKTATKAAAKKEKAEDAGEEAAEKPKKKAAPKAKKEDDGAAKEPAKKKAAPAEKKPKK; encoded by the coding sequence ATGGAATATGGAAAAATCGTTTCGGTAACCGGGTTACCAGGATTGTTTGAATTAGTAAGCAGCAAAAATGACGGGGCTATCGTCCGGTCATTAGATGATAAAAGCACAAAGTTTGTATCAAGCCGTATTCATAACTTTTCTCACCTGGAAAGTATCGAGATCTATACCGTGCGGGATAATGTGAACCTGGTAGAGGTGTTCAAAGCCATGGAAGCAGGCAGCGATAAACTGCCTGACGGAAAAGACAATGGCGCCCTGAAAAAATATTTCGAGAAAGTATTTCCCGATATGGATTTTGAACGCGTGTATTCCAGCGATATGAAAAAGATCGTGAAATGGTTTACCGTGCTCACCAATAACCAGGTAGAGATCAAACTGCGTGAGCTTCCCGAAGAGCCTGCAGAAGAGGATGCAGCAGAAGAAGAAGCGCCCGCCAAAGCAGCAGCCAAAAAAGAAAAAGCAGCTACCCCTGATGAGGACACCGAAGTAGCCGAAGCGCCTGCCAAACCGAAGAAGACCGCTACCAAAGCGGCCGCCAAAAAGGAGAAAGCAGAAGACGCCGGAGAGGAAGCAGCAGAAAAGCCTAAGAAGAAAGCAGCGCCCAAAGCCAAGAAAGAAGACGATGGCGCGGCCAAAGAGCCCGCTAAAAAGAAAGCGGCCCCTGCAGAGAAGAAACCGAAAAAATAA
- a CDS encoding M3 family oligoendopeptidase: protein MNYSAAIQKIPRHFIPEDFTVTTWETLEPFFKDLLERPVDQPADLEKWLQDMSELEAVVSEDACWRQIRMTCDTENKALEEAFVFFVTQIQPQIQPYADKLNRKLLEHPLTANLDTAKYFTYLRGVKKSIELFREQNIPLLAELGVLQQQFGVISGKMTVTINGQEYTLQQAAKFLESPDRELRETVYRTINERRLQDREALDELYTNLIRKRHEVAVNAGFENYRDYKFKELGRFDYTKEDCFQFHEAVKQHVLPLVNEIYQKKKEKLGFSSLRPWDLEAEPAGIAPLEPFKTGNELLEKSIECFQQLRPFFADCLRKMNEMKRFDLESRKGKAPGGYNCPLPETGAPFIFMNAAGQMSDVTTMVHEGGHAIHSFLAHPLELSAFKEYPMEIAEVASMSMELFSMDNWEVFFDKPEDLQRAKEHQLERVITIFPWIATIDKFQHWVYENPTHTTEERAARWLEILNEFSVNAIDLSGLELYRTYGWQRQLHLFEVPLYYIEYGIAQLGAIGLWMQFRENREAALDNYMRSLSLGGTKTLPELYQAAGLVFNFSPNHIEKLMTFVQQEMKRNGNQ from the coding sequence ATGAACTACAGCGCAGCTATCCAAAAAATACCGAGGCATTTTATCCCTGAGGATTTTACCGTTACCACCTGGGAAACCCTGGAGCCCTTTTTCAAAGACCTGCTGGAACGGCCTGTTGACCAACCGGCCGACCTGGAAAAATGGCTGCAGGATATGAGTGAACTGGAGGCCGTGGTCAGCGAGGACGCCTGCTGGCGGCAGATCCGGATGACCTGTGATACGGAGAACAAGGCACTGGAAGAAGCTTTCGTTTTCTTCGTGACACAGATCCAGCCACAGATCCAGCCCTATGCGGACAAGCTCAACCGGAAACTGCTGGAACACCCCCTGACGGCTAACCTGGATACCGCTAAATATTTCACCTATTTGCGCGGCGTCAAAAAAAGCATTGAATTATTCCGGGAACAGAATATCCCGCTGCTGGCCGAACTCGGCGTACTGCAACAGCAGTTTGGCGTTATCTCCGGAAAAATGACGGTCACCATCAACGGACAGGAATATACCCTCCAGCAGGCGGCCAAATTCCTGGAAAGCCCGGACAGGGAGCTGCGGGAAACCGTTTACCGCACTATCAATGAAAGAAGGCTGCAGGACAGGGAAGCCCTGGACGAACTTTATACCAACCTGATCCGGAAAAGGCACGAAGTGGCCGTCAATGCAGGTTTTGAGAATTACAGGGATTACAAGTTCAAAGAGTTAGGTCGCTTTGATTATACCAAGGAAGACTGCTTCCAGTTCCATGAGGCCGTAAAGCAACATGTATTGCCTTTAGTAAATGAGATTTATCAAAAAAAGAAAGAAAAACTGGGCTTTTCCTCCCTGCGTCCCTGGGACCTGGAAGCGGAGCCCGCAGGCATTGCCCCGCTGGAGCCTTTTAAGACCGGCAACGAATTACTGGAGAAGAGCATTGAATGTTTCCAGCAGCTTCGCCCCTTCTTTGCGGATTGTCTCCGTAAGATGAACGAAATGAAGCGCTTTGACCTGGAAAGCCGCAAGGGCAAGGCTCCCGGCGGTTATAACTGTCCATTGCCCGAAACCGGCGCCCCCTTCATTTTCATGAATGCCGCCGGCCAGATGAGTGATGTGACCACCATGGTACACGAAGGCGGGCATGCTATCCATTCCTTCCTCGCTCATCCATTGGAGTTAAGCGCCTTCAAGGAATATCCTATGGAGATTGCCGAGGTGGCCAGCATGTCCATGGAACTGTTCAGCATGGACAACTGGGAAGTATTCTTTGACAAGCCCGAAGATCTGCAGCGCGCCAAAGAGCACCAGCTGGAAAGAGTGATCACGATCTTCCCCTGGATCGCTACCATTGATAAATTTCAACACTGGGTCTATGAAAACCCCACCCATACAACAGAAGAACGGGCCGCCCGCTGGCTGGAGATCCTCAATGAGTTCTCCGTCAATGCTATTGACCTGAGCGGACTGGAACTTTACCGCACCTATGGCTGGCAGCGGCAGCTACACCTGTTTGAAGTGCCGCTGTATTATATTGAATACGGCATCGCCCAGCTGGGCGCCATCGGACTCTGGATGCAATTCAGGGAAAACAGGGAAGCAGCATTGGATAATTATATGCGGTCTTTATCTTTGGGGGGAACTAAAACACTACCCGAATTGTACCAGGCCGCCGGTTTGGTTTTCAACTTTTCGCCCAACCATATAGAAAAGTTGATGACATTTGTGCAGCAGGAAATGAAGAGAAACGGCAACCAGTAG
- a CDS encoding transcriptional repressor, with protein sequence MSVTKTTESRIDHILKHNQLSVTDSRKKILELFLLSNGALAHGDIEKRTGEKFDRVTVYRTLQVFMEKGIIHTIPTADNAMRYALCKDDCTEGHHHDNHVHFVCSTCGLTTCLEDVTVPDVRLPKGFQAEEFQMVVTGVCRQCQ encoded by the coding sequence ATGAGTGTCACGAAAACTACCGAGTCAAGGATTGATCATATCCTAAAGCACAATCAGTTAAGCGTCACCGATAGCCGGAAAAAGATACTTGAACTTTTCCTGTTGAGCAATGGTGCGCTGGCGCATGGAGATATAGAGAAAAGAACAGGGGAAAAATTTGACCGGGTAACAGTTTACCGGACCCTGCAGGTCTTCATGGAAAAGGGGATCATCCACACCATTCCTACTGCGGATAATGCTATGCGTTATGCCCTTTGCAAGGACGACTGTACAGAAGGGCACCACCACGATAACCATGTCCATTTTGTCTGTAGTACCTGCGGGCTAACTACCTGCCTGGAAGATGTGACCGTACCGGATGTACGGTTGCCTAAAGGGTTTCAGGCGGAAGAGTTCCAGATGGTGGTCACCGGCGTCTGCCGCCAGTGCCAATAA
- a CDS encoding SCO family protein: MKRKYWFYIGFFLFLVIGFYVALNLVIPGYGKVKLPVLSYVKPFHFVNQDGKPVTEREVEGKVYVVEYFFTTCQSICPIMNKNLLPIHEAYKQEPRFLILSHTCQPETDSVARLKVYADSLKADTRSWWFLTGPKDSLYGAARNSYLLDDPKNNAQNIEEQFLHTQFFALVDKGGRVRKIYDGLKKDELESLKKDIGSLLEEHVEQTRFSNNIFGN, translated from the coding sequence ATGAAAAGGAAATATTGGTTCTACATTGGTTTTTTTCTGTTTCTGGTAATTGGTTTTTATGTGGCGCTTAACCTGGTAATTCCCGGTTATGGCAAGGTAAAGCTGCCGGTCCTCAGTTATGTTAAGCCTTTCCACTTTGTGAACCAGGATGGTAAGCCTGTTACGGAGCGGGAGGTGGAGGGCAAGGTCTATGTGGTGGAATACTTTTTTACCACCTGTCAGAGTATCTGCCCTATCATGAACAAGAATCTGCTGCCGATCCATGAAGCGTATAAGCAGGAGCCCCGGTTCCTGATCCTGAGTCATACCTGCCAGCCGGAAACAGATTCTGTAGCCAGGCTGAAAGTGTATGCAGATTCCCTGAAGGCGGATACCAGGAGCTGGTGGTTCCTGACGGGCCCCAAGGACAGCCTGTATGGTGCGGCGCGCAACAGCTACCTGCTGGATGATCCCAAGAACAATGCCCAGAATATTGAAGAGCAGTTCCTGCATACCCAGTTCTTTGCCCTGGTGGATAAAGGCGGCCGGGTCCGGAAGATCTATGACGGTTTGAAGAAGGACGAGCTGGAATCCCTGAAAAAAGATATTGGCAGTCTGCTGGAGGAACATGTAGAGCAAACACGATTTAGCAACAATATTTTCGGCAATTGA
- a CDS encoding MerC domain-containing protein, whose translation MNRFNWDALGIATSLACAIHCAILPLVLSSLPIFGINIIENHSFEYGMILLAFIIGLVALLHGYRRHHHRLMPILLFTGGIILLIVKQVWHEYQYWILPFAVIGIVAAHTINYRYCRVHNHAHADDCDH comes from the coding sequence ATGAATCGGTTTAACTGGGATGCTTTGGGGATAGCCACCTCGCTGGCTTGTGCGATACATTGCGCCATTTTACCACTGGTGCTTTCCAGCCTGCCCATATTTGGGATCAATATCATCGAGAACCACTCTTTTGAATACGGTATGATCCTCCTGGCCTTTATCATCGGGCTGGTTGCCCTGCTGCACGGTTACCGCCGTCACCATCACCGGCTGATGCCTATCCTTCTCTTTACAGGCGGCATTATCTTACTGATCGTCAAACAAGTATGGCATGAATACCAGTACTGGATCCTGCCCTTTGCCGTTATCGGTATTGTAGCCGCCCATACCATCAATTACCGCTACTGCCGCGTGCATAACCATGCCCATGCGGACGACTGCGACCACTGA
- a CDS encoding NifU family protein gives MIKTGNPVISIYTEMTPNPETMKFVANKLLYPGKSIDFPDVESAKPSPLAVELFGFPFIRAVFIASNFVTLTKNTDTEWTDVIPTIRQFLKEYLEENKPVVNEEEVAAIKQESSNVVDADDDDVVKRIKELLENYVKPAVEMDGGAIQFRSYEDGVVNLMLQGSCSGCPSSMITLKAGIEGMMKRMIPEVREVVAEAE, from the coding sequence ATGATCAAAACAGGAAATCCGGTCATTAGTATTTATACCGAAATGACACCGAATCCGGAGACGATGAAGTTTGTGGCCAATAAATTACTTTATCCTGGCAAGAGCATAGATTTTCCGGACGTTGAAAGCGCCAAACCTTCTCCCCTGGCTGTAGAGCTTTTCGGCTTCCCCTTTATCAGGGCCGTTTTCATTGCCAGCAACTTTGTAACACTCACCAAGAACACCGATACGGAATGGACCGATGTGATCCCCACTATCCGCCAGTTCCTGAAAGAATACCTTGAAGAGAACAAACCCGTGGTCAACGAGGAAGAAGTAGCTGCCATTAAACAGGAAAGCAGCAATGTGGTGGACGCAGATGACGACGATGTGGTAAAACGTATTAAGGAATTACTGGAAAACTACGTGAAGCCAGCCGTTGAAATGGACGGTGGCGCTATCCAGTTCCGCAGCTATGAAGATGGCGTGGTGAACCTGATGCTGCAGGGCTCCTGCAGCGGATGCCCTTCTTCCATGATCACCCTCAAAGCCGGCATTGAAGGCATGATGAAAAGAATGATCCCCGAAGTCCGGGAAGTAGTGGCCGAAGCCGAATAA
- a CDS encoding SDR family NAD(P)-dependent oxidoreductase, whose protein sequence is MFFSNKVIWLTGASSGIGEALAGALLQQNAKLILSSRREAELLRVSGQSTDPQRVAILPLDLEKPETFEAAVQQAIQAFGQIDYMIHNGGISQRSLVVDTQPSVQRKVMEVDYFSYIELTRLLLPHFKQQGRGHFVVMSSVMGKIGTPMRSAYAAAKHALHGFFDCLRAELWQEQIQVTIITPGYIRTNVTRNAVTASGEKLNKEGKDISRGYPPEKAAQQILKAIRKGKYEKYVGRAFSKEWMAIQLMRLFPTLAIRVFRTAVPD, encoded by the coding sequence ATGTTTTTTAGTAACAAAGTAATATGGCTGACCGGGGCCTCTTCCGGGATTGGCGAGGCACTGGCCGGCGCGCTGTTACAGCAAAATGCAAAGCTGATCCTGTCATCCCGCAGGGAAGCGGAACTGCTGCGCGTCAGCGGCCAGTCGACCGATCCGCAGCGGGTAGCCATTCTTCCCCTGGACCTGGAAAAGCCGGAGACCTTTGAAGCAGCCGTACAGCAGGCCATCCAGGCTTTTGGGCAGATCGATTACATGATCCATAACGGGGGCATCAGCCAGCGTTCCCTGGTGGTGGACACGCAGCCTTCCGTCCAGCGAAAAGTGATGGAAGTGGATTATTTCAGCTATATAGAACTCACGCGCCTGCTGCTGCCGCATTTCAAACAACAGGGGCGGGGTCATTTTGTGGTAATGAGCAGTGTGATGGGCAAGATCGGCACGCCGATGCGCTCTGCCTATGCTGCGGCCAAACATGCGCTGCATGGTTTCTTCGACTGCCTGCGGGCGGAGCTCTGGCAGGAGCAGATCCAGGTCACCATCATTACGCCGGGTTATATCAGGACCAATGTAACCCGTAATGCCGTAACGGCTTCGGGCGAAAAGCTGAACAAGGAGGGAAAGGATATCAGTCGCGGCTATCCTCCGGAAAAAGCAGCCCAACAGATCCTGAAAGCCATCCGGAAGGGTAAATATGAAAAATATGTAGGCAGGGCTTTTTCCAAAGAGTGGATGGCTATCCAGCTGATGCGGCTTTTCCCCACACTGGCTATCCGGGTGTTCCGGACGGCGGTACCGGATTAA
- the pnuC gene encoding nicotinamide riboside transporter PnuC, translating to MYPKSLIKHMDAAAIWQQFVDNIRNTGPLEYIAVVTGIGSVWFSRLENIWVYPVGLVSTTIYIYLSLIQSLPGEALVNVFYTVMSIYGWILWARKNRQQEHVVVIRASNKPELLQQFLFFAVIFVTLFSALTWLKTGFSPNVIPWADSLASATAFTGMLLMAKKKVESWHWWIATNICSIPLYFVKGYALSSVFYFILFIMAIAGLIEWKRRAAGNNTPIPTDR from the coding sequence TTGTACCCGAAATCCCTCATCAAGCACATGGACGCAGCAGCTATCTGGCAGCAATTTGTTGACAATATCCGGAACACCGGGCCCCTGGAATACATTGCAGTGGTCACTGGTATTGGCAGTGTATGGTTCTCCCGTCTGGAAAATATCTGGGTTTATCCTGTTGGACTGGTGAGTACTACCATCTACATTTATCTTAGCCTGATCCAGAGCCTGCCGGGGGAAGCGCTGGTCAACGTGTTTTATACCGTGATGAGTATTTATGGCTGGATCTTATGGGCCAGGAAGAACAGGCAGCAGGAACATGTAGTGGTGATCCGGGCTTCCAATAAACCGGAACTGCTGCAGCAGTTTCTTTTCTTTGCCGTCATTTTTGTTACTTTGTTCAGTGCTTTGACCTGGCTCAAGACCGGGTTCAGCCCCAATGTGATCCCCTGGGCCGATTCTCTGGCCTCCGCCACTGCCTTCACCGGTATGTTGCTGATGGCCAAAAAGAAAGTAGAAAGCTGGCACTGGTGGATAGCCACCAATATCTGTTCCATACCCCTGTATTTTGTAAAAGGATACGCACTATCCAGCGTATTTTACTTCATACTGTTTATCATGGCCATTGCAGGCCTGATAGAGTGGAAACGAAGAGCGGCCGGTAATAATACCCCCATCCCGACAGACCGATAA
- a CDS encoding ATP-binding protein yields the protein MMMKKIVVIGPESTGKSTLCQQLADHYHTKWVPEYAREYLLQHGTQYSFNDLLTIAKGQLALEEQFVQQLLPAGANRETKKTQETAKTPPDLLFIDTDQYVMKVWCEFVFDQCHTWILEQIACRTYDLYLLCNTDLPWVKDELREYPDMESRRRLYLIYKDIMINQSVPWVDISGNYDQRLQKAIQAVEKLMG from the coding sequence ATGATGATGAAGAAAATTGTAGTTATAGGACCGGAATCAACGGGAAAGAGTACCCTTTGCCAGCAACTTGCGGATCACTACCATACCAAATGGGTACCCGAATATGCCCGGGAATATCTTTTGCAACATGGTACCCAGTACTCCTTCAACGATTTGCTGACCATTGCCAAAGGACAACTGGCCCTGGAAGAACAGTTTGTGCAGCAATTGCTGCCAGCTGGCGCCAACAGGGAAACGAAGAAAACGCAGGAAACGGCCAAAACGCCGCCTGACCTGCTTTTCATCGATACAGATCAGTACGTGATGAAGGTCTGGTGCGAATTTGTATTTGACCAATGCCATACCTGGATACTGGAACAGATAGCCTGCCGTACCTATGACCTGTACCTTTTGTGCAACACCGATCTGCCCTGGGTAAAGGATGAACTGAGGGAATACCCTGACATGGAATCCAGGCGGAGACTGTATCTTATTTACAAAGACATTATGATCAACCAATCAGTTCCATGGGTAGATATCTCCGGCAATTACGATCAACGTTTACAGAAAGCCATCCAGGCCGTGGAAAAATTGATGGGTTAA
- a CDS encoding glycosyltransferase family 39 protein: protein MLPSLKNNHRLYFYLIWFTVNFLQACFTDLIDDEAYYWVYSQFPAWGYFDHPPMIAWLIKAGYALFHHEIGVRFFIVLLNTATVYLIQQLTEKKDDLLFYTIATSVAVAHLGGILAVPDLPLIFFVALFFCLYRRFTRQMTIANSLLLGLGCALMLYSKYHGVLIIGFTLLSNLTLFKKYQTYIAGGFALLLFAPHLYWQYQHDFPSVQYHLFERNASSYQVAYTMEYLIGQIALAGPLMGWLFLWAVGRYKPANLTEKALKFSLVGFYAFFLVSTLKGRVEANWTIPVFVALIALSHQYIVSDPDPSTRKWLCKSLPLTMVLILLVRVYMLSFMPGVPGFSKDDEIHGSRNWVSAIREKADGAPVVFTNSYQRASKYWFYAGQPALSMNGDDYRRNNYNFWPIEDSLIGKRVLAVCGYRLPVFEELLPGTDSLASCWVGQYFSFSKVQIRLDSKPRWEAGSISFGGEVLSPAHYLDHFRQSPYDTAALYVTIVQPDEIDRHFPTGFTVKQLRQERQPLQLQVPVDLPAGHYTVRLALSTAIPQRYSLNSTSFALEVPAAR from the coding sequence ATGCTGCCTTCGCTCAAAAACAACCACCGACTCTATTTCTATTTAATCTGGTTCACTGTCAACTTTTTACAGGCCTGCTTTACGGATCTCATTGACGACGAGGCTTACTATTGGGTCTATTCGCAGTTCCCGGCCTGGGGTTATTTTGACCACCCGCCCATGATCGCCTGGCTCATCAAAGCAGGTTATGCGCTTTTTCACCACGAGATCGGTGTCCGCTTTTTTATAGTCCTGCTCAATACTGCCACCGTATACCTGATCCAGCAGCTTACCGAAAAAAAGGACGATCTTCTTTTTTATACTATCGCCACCTCTGTGGCCGTAGCGCATTTAGGCGGGATCCTGGCCGTACCGGACCTGCCGCTGATCTTTTTTGTAGCACTTTTTTTCTGCCTGTACCGCCGGTTCACCCGGCAGATGACCATTGCCAATAGCCTGTTGCTGGGCCTGGGTTGCGCCCTGATGCTCTACAGCAAGTATCATGGCGTACTGATCATTGGCTTCACCCTGCTTTCCAATCTCACCCTGTTCAAAAAATACCAGACCTATATTGCCGGTGGTTTTGCCCTGCTCCTTTTTGCGCCGCACCTGTACTGGCAGTACCAGCATGATTTTCCTTCGGTACAGTACCACCTGTTTGAGCGGAACGCCAGCTCCTACCAGGTAGCGTATACCATGGAATACCTGATAGGGCAGATAGCGCTGGCCGGCCCCCTGATGGGCTGGCTGTTCCTATGGGCCGTAGGCCGCTACAAACCCGCTAACCTCACAGAAAAAGCATTGAAATTTTCCTTGGTGGGCTTTTACGCCTTCTTCTTGGTCAGTACCCTCAAAGGCCGGGTGGAAGCCAACTGGACCATCCCTGTTTTTGTAGCGTTGATTGCTCTGAGCCACCAGTACATTGTTTCCGACCCCGATCCCTCCACCCGCAAATGGTTATGCAAAAGCCTGCCACTGACCATGGTGCTGATCCTGCTGGTAAGGGTCTACATGCTTTCCTTCATGCCCGGCGTGCCCGGCTTCAGCAAGGATGATGAGATCCACGGCAGCCGCAACTGGGTTAGCGCTATCAGGGAAAAAGCTGATGGGGCGCCGGTAGTGTTCACCAATTCCTACCAGCGTGCTTCCAAATACTGGTTCTATGCCGGACAGCCGGCCCTGTCCATGAACGGGGACGATTACCGGCGGAACAATTATAATTTCTGGCCTATTGAAGATTCGCTGATCGGCAAAAGAGTGCTGGCCGTCTGTGGCTACCGGCTGCCCGTTTTTGAGGAGCTATTGCCTGGCACGGACAGCCTGGCCAGTTGCTGGGTAGGTCAGTATTTTTCTTTCAGCAAAGTACAGATCCGCCTGGACAGCAAGCCTCGCTGGGAAGCGGGCAGTATATCTTTTGGGGGAGAAGTATTGTCGCCCGCGCATTACCTGGATCATTTCCGGCAATCGCCCTATGATACGGCGGCGCTTTATGTAACCATTGTACAGCCTGATGAAATAGACAGGCACTTTCCAACCGGCTTTACGGTAAAACAGCTCAGGCAGGAACGCCAGCCGCTGCAGCTGCAGGTCCCGGTGGATCTGCCGGCTGGTCACTATACTGTCCGGCTGGCCCTCAGTACCGCCATACCACAGCGTTATTCGCTCAACAGCACCAGCTTCGCATTGGAAGTGCCGGCTGCGCGTTAA
- the mtgA gene encoding monofunctional biosynthetic peptidoglycan transglycosylase: protein MAIKTRGLGLRILRFLKRLFIFFFFFQLFYILLLKWVDPPVTLTQLGNWISGNGLKRDYVSYQEMSPYAKLAVISSEDQLFPDHSGFDWKHIEKAMEYNKKKPGRVRGASTISQQVAKNVFLWQGRSWVRKGLEVYFTFMIELVWGKKRILEMYLNVAEMGKGVFGIEAAAQAYFKKPARQLTRQEAAMIAACLPNPKKYSVKPLSGYVANRYPWIVRQMNNLQNDPDIQTLLQ, encoded by the coding sequence ATGGCCATAAAAACCCGGGGATTAGGACTTCGTATACTGCGCTTCCTCAAAAGATTGTTCATCTTCTTTTTCTTCTTCCAGTTGTTTTATATCCTGCTGTTGAAGTGGGTTGATCCGCCTGTTACGCTGACCCAATTGGGAAACTGGATCAGTGGCAACGGGCTTAAGCGCGATTATGTATCCTACCAGGAAATGTCTCCCTACGCCAAGCTGGCTGTGATCTCTTCGGAAGACCAGCTTTTCCCGGATCATAGCGGGTTCGACTGGAAGCATATTGAAAAGGCCATGGAGTACAACAAGAAAAAGCCCGGCCGGGTACGCGGCGCCTCCACCATCAGCCAGCAGGTGGCCAAGAATGTATTCCTCTGGCAGGGCCGCAGCTGGGTCCGCAAAGGCCTGGAAGTATATTTTACTTTCATGATTGAACTGGTCTGGGGCAAGAAACGTATCCTGGAAATGTACCTCAATGTAGCCGAGATGGGCAAAGGGGTATTTGGGATAGAAGCGGCCGCCCAGGCTTATTTTAAAAAACCCGCCAGACAACTCACCCGACAGGAGGCCGCTATGATTGCCGCCTGTTTACCCAATCCCAAAAAATATTCGGTGAAGCCCTTGTCCGGTTATGTAGCTAACCGTTACCCCTGGATCGTCCGGCAGATGAATAACCTCCAGAATGATCCGGATATCCAGACATTGCTGCAGTAG
- a CDS encoding LysE family translocator, translated as MWQAIISGLTLGCILALSVGPVIFTVIKQSLVNGHSGGFSFVAGVWISDIILVVISNGFSALVTELLEYKSLIGYFGSAFLLIMGVFQLFFKKVTLRTEVDGQLNRFTKKEMIKIFSSGFLLNTLNPNVIIFWLGTATAFSAKYTFQQRILIFSICLALNIAADTAKVLLAGKLRNRLTLHNISIINKVSGVILVAFGFALLYSTIFLADKAVLTNP; from the coding sequence ATGTGGCAAGCCATTATTAGTGGATTAACGTTGGGATGTATCCTTGCTTTGTCTGTAGGACCTGTGATCTTCACTGTTATCAAGCAAAGCCTGGTCAATGGCCATTCGGGCGGTTTCAGCTTTGTTGCCGGTGTATGGATAAGCGATATTATCCTGGTGGTGATCAGCAACGGTTTTTCTGCCCTGGTAACAGAACTACTGGAATACAAAAGCCTGATCGGCTATTTCGGCAGCGCCTTCCTCCTGATCATGGGCGTTTTTCAGCTCTTCTTCAAAAAAGTGACCCTGCGTACAGAGGTGGATGGCCAGCTGAACCGGTTTACAAAAAAGGAAATGATCAAGATCTTTTCCAGCGGCTTCCTGCTCAATACCCTCAACCCCAACGTGATCATTTTCTGGCTGGGAACCGCCACTGCTTTTTCTGCCAAGTATACTTTCCAGCAACGGATCCTGATCTTTTCCATCTGCCTGGCGCTGAATATTGCGGCCGATACAGCCAAAGTGCTGCTGGCCGGCAAGCTGCGCAACCGGCTGACCCTGCATAATATTTCTATCATCAATAAAGTGTCCGGCGTGATCCTGGTGGCTTTTGGATTTGCATTGCTCTACAGTACCATATTTCTTGCGGATAAAGCAGTCTTAACAAATCCTTAG